The sequence GGCCCAGATGGTTTTGCCGCTGATTACCCAAATGCCTTTTTCTTTGCTCTATCCAACTGGAGAAAAGCAGACTGTCAATACTCCTAAGTTTACCCGCTTCTTCGCAGAGGCGGATATCATAGCTGGAGATTTTCTGTTTATCAAACGCTATATGCCCGGAGAACTGGAGGGGAAAATTATTATAACCAATACGGTAACCGCTGCTGATATCAAGGAATTAGCGGATAGGGGAGTACATAAAGTTATTACTACCACACCTGAATTTCAAGGCCGTTCTTTTGGGACCAATGTGCTGGAAGCTATGCTGGTAGCCCTAAGCGGAGCGAAAACAGCTTTAACCGCTGAAGAGTATCTGGAAATAATCCAGCGTTTTGAAATCAGGCCGAGGGTGGTGGATCTAAGGGTAGCTTAAAAGTAAATGGAGGGATGGGGATTGTCGGGTTTTGCTTTTATACTTCACCCTCTGAAGGTGGGGGATTATTACCGCAAATTCCCCTGGGCACGTTTTTTACCGGAAAAATGGGCCGAGCGGGGTTTGGCTCATTTGCCCCCGCTGGTCCTGGGCAAAATCGAAGGTCTGCCAGTGGAGGGCTGGCTGATCAGTTGTCCCTTAACCACGACCATGCTTGTAAATCAGCCCTATCCCAAGGTGCACCGGGTCTTACTCAAGTCAGGTCAGCTGGCGACAAAACTTGGGGCCAAAATAGTAGGCCTGGGAGCTTTTACTGCTGTGGTGGGCAATGGCGGGAGGGAGCTGGCCGAGGAATTGCCCATCGCTGTTACCACTGGCAACAGTTATACGGTGGCGACAGCTGTCGAGGGGCTGGAGACAGCAGCTAAATTGGTAGGGTATGATATCAGTAAGGAGGAAGTAGCTGTAATAGGCGCTACTGGCTCTATAGGGCGAGTATGTGCCTTTTTGTTAGCCAGAAAATTCCCCTACTTAAACCTGGTGGGAAGAGACCAGCGAAAACTGGAACGGGTGGCCCGGGATCTTTTGCGAGAAACGGGAGTAGCTGCGGCTATTACTACTGATGTGGCTAAAGCTTTAAGGCGATCGGCCCTGGTAATATCTGCGACCAGCAGCCGGGATGTTGTTATCCATCCTGCTCACCTAAGGCCAGGAGCGATTGTCTGTGATGTGGCCCGCCCCCGGGATGTGGCACGGGAGGTAAATGAGGCAAGGCCGGATGTACTGGTAATTGATGGCGGCCTGGTAGAGGGCCCCGCCGGTCTCGTTTCTACCTTTAACTTCGGTTTACCGGCAGGAACCTTTTATGCCTGCATGGCGGAGACGATGATTCTGGCACTGGAAGGACATTATCAAAATTATTCCCTTGGTAAAGAATTAACTATTGAACAGGTTGAGAAAATAGCGATGCTGGCTCAAAAACATGGATTCAGGCTAAGCAGGTTACGCAGTTTTGATCAACCGCTGGCCGAGGAGAAAATTAACAGAATAAAAACAATTGTGGCTGCCTATAATAATGGTCGCCTGCAGCCGTTGAATCCTGCGGAATTTCTTGACAATGCAGGTAGCTAATTTTATAATTAAAAATTAAGGTGTGTTGGTTCCTGGTTTAACCTGCACAAAAAAGGAGAGAGATATATGGAAAAAGAAGTTATTTTAACCCCAGAGGGATATCGGAAATTGGAAGAGGAACTGGAGGAACTGAAAACAGTCAAGCGTCGTGAAGTAGCTGAAAGGATTAAGCAGGCTATAGAATTTGGCGATATAAGTGAAAACTCCGAGTATGAAGATGCCAAAAATGCTCAGGCATTCATCGAAGGGCGGATCTTGACTCTAGAAAAGATGCTGCGCAATGCTCGCGTAATCAATGAAGGGGATATCCACACCGATGAAGTAAGCCTGGGTAGCAGGGTATTGCTTAAAGACCTGGAATTTGGCGATGAGGTAGAATATTCGATCGTAGGCACGGCGGAAGCAGACCCTGCTCAAAATAAGATTTCCAATGTTTCGCCGGTAGGTAAAGCGATTCTGGGAAGACGCAAAGGAGAAATTGTAGAAGTAGACGTCCCGGCAGGTAAGCTGAGATATCAAATTCTCGATATTCACTAGGCAGACAACCGGCTGTGTAGCCGGTATTTCCTTTTTCATTAGGAGGGACAAGCATGGAAACACAGGAACGGGAATTAAATGAGCTGCTACTGGTAAGAAGAGAAAAACTACAGGAATTGCGTAATAAAGGGATTGAGCCATTTGGTGGCAAATTTGAGCGTACCCACTTAAGCCAGGAAATTATCGATAACTTTGGTGAGTTAGAGGGACAAAAGGTTATCATTGCAGGGCGAATCATGGCCAAAAGAGGCCATGGCAAGGCATCATTTGCTCATCTTCAGGATGGGGCAGGTTTGATTCAAATTTACGTCAGAGTTAATGATGTTGGAGAAGAAAACTATGAACTCTTTGTTAAAGCTGATATAGGCGATATTATCGGAGTGGAAGGAACAGTATTCAAAACCCAGAGGGGTGAAATCACTGTTTCTGCTACAAAAGTGACTATGCTGGCCAAATCCCTGCGGCCTCTTCCGGAAAAGTGGCATGGTCTAAAGGATGTTGAATTGCGTTATCGCCAACGCTATGTAGATTTGATTGTGAACCCGGAAGTTAAGCAAACTTTTATTTTACGCAGCAGAATTATCCGGGCCATCCGCAACTTCCTGGACCAAAAGGGCTTCCTGGAAGTGGAAACACCCATGATGCAGCCCATTGCAGGGGGAGCAGCTGCCCGCCCCTTCATTACCCATCATAATGCCCTTGACATGACGTTATATTTGCGGATAGCACCAGAACTGTATTTAAAAAGGTTACTGGTTGGCGGCTTTGAGAAAGTATATGAAATAAACCGTAACTTTAGAAACGAAGGCATTTCTACAAAACATAATCCGGAGTTCACTATGCTTGAGTTATACCAGGCCTATGCTGATTACAATGATATGATGAGGTTGACGGAGGAGCTGATTTCTACTGTCGCTCAAGAGGTTCTTGGTACGACTCGAATTGTTTATCAAGGGACTGAAATAGACCTGGCGCCCCCCTGGCGAAGAGTCCCTATGCTGGAGGCAATTAAAGAGCACACTGGTATTGACTTTACAAGAATTAATACCGATGAAGAAGCACTGCAAGC is a genomic window of Carboxydocella sporoproducens DSM 16521 containing:
- a CDS encoding shikimate dehydrogenase gives rise to the protein MSGFAFILHPLKVGDYYRKFPWARFLPEKWAERGLAHLPPLVLGKIEGLPVEGWLISCPLTTTMLVNQPYPKVHRVLLKSGQLATKLGAKIVGLGAFTAVVGNGGRELAEELPIAVTTGNSYTVATAVEGLETAAKLVGYDISKEEVAVIGATGSIGRVCAFLLARKFPYLNLVGRDQRKLERVARDLLRETGVAAAITTDVAKALRRSALVISATSSRDVVIHPAHLRPGAIVCDVARPRDVAREVNEARPDVLVIDGGLVEGPAGLVSTFNFGLPAGTFYACMAETMILALEGHYQNYSLGKELTIEQVEKIAMLAQKHGFRLSRLRSFDQPLAEEKINRIKTIVAAYNNGRLQPLNPAEFLDNAGS
- the greA gene encoding transcription elongation factor GreA; this encodes MEKEVILTPEGYRKLEEELEELKTVKRREVAERIKQAIEFGDISENSEYEDAKNAQAFIEGRILTLEKMLRNARVINEGDIHTDEVSLGSRVLLKDLEFGDEVEYSIVGTAEADPAQNKISNVSPVGKAILGRRKGEIVEVDVPAGKLRYQILDIH
- the lysS gene encoding lysine--tRNA ligase, whose amino-acid sequence is METQERELNELLLVRREKLQELRNKGIEPFGGKFERTHLSQEIIDNFGELEGQKVIIAGRIMAKRGHGKASFAHLQDGAGLIQIYVRVNDVGEENYELFVKADIGDIIGVEGTVFKTQRGEITVSATKVTMLAKSLRPLPEKWHGLKDVELRYRQRYVDLIVNPEVKQTFILRSRIIRAIRNFLDQKGFLEVETPMMQPIAGGAAARPFITHHNALDMTLYLRIAPELYLKRLLVGGFEKVYEINRNFRNEGISTKHNPEFTMLELYQAYADYNDMMRLTEELISTVAQEVLGTTRIVYQGTEIDLAPPWRRVPMLEAIKEHTGIDFTRINTDEEALQAAKSVGVELDKQATRGDVINEVFEAKVEPHLIQPTFIIGHPVEISPLAKRNAEDPRYTDRFELFIFAREMANAFSELNDPIDQKERFLKQVEKRSAGDDEAHMMDEDYINALEYGMPPAGGLGIGIDRLVMLLTDSPSIRDVILFPHMRPRD